The genomic interval CGTCGAGGTCGGGGAGGGCGGGCGCGCCCTCGACGTCCTCGCGGACGACCTCGATGGCGTTCCGGAGTGAGCCGTGTTCCGCGAGGTAGGCGACGCCGACGCTCGACTTCACGACCTCCGCGGCTTTCCCGGTGAGGACTTCGGGGCCGAGCTGTGCGACCGCGCCGTCCCCGACGCTGACCAGCCAGCCCGGGCTCTCGAAGCGCCACTGCTCCAGCCGGGGGTCGAACCCGTCTGTCTCCTCCAGGGACGCGAGGAGGTTGCGGGCGGCGACGTCCGTGGCGCGCACGGCGGCCTGCGCGCTCGCCGGGACGACCGCGCCGTCGGCGTCCACGACCCTGGCGGCGTCCCCGACCGCGAACGCGTTCTCCGCGAATTCGAGCGTCCCCCGGACGCCCCGGCGTTCGCCGTCGAGCGCGTCCGGCCCGCGGATGCCGCCCGTCCAGACGAACTGGTCGTAGGCGATGGGGTCGCGTTCCGCGAACTCGACTTCGGCGTCGGTCGTGCCCGTCACGGCGGCGTTCGTGTGGACGGTGACGTCGAGGCGGTCGAGTTCGCGGCGGACGGCCCGCCGGAAGTTCTCCGGGAACCCGGTCGTCACGTCCGCGGAGCGGTCGACGAGCACCACGTCCACGTCGTCTTCGACGCCTTCCTCGCGCGCGAGCGCGGCGAACTCGCCCGCGACCTGCACGCCGGAGAGCCCCGCGCCGCCGACGACGACCGTGCCGCCGCCCGTGTCGAGAACGCCCTCGAAGTCGCGGCGGGCGCGCGCGGCGTGTTCGAGGCGCTTCATCGGCGTCGCGTGCTCCTCCACGCCGGGGAGGTCGTAGAACGCGGTCTGCGCGCCGAGACAGACCGCGACCGCGTCGTACTCCAGGTCGCCGCCGTCGTCGAGACTCACGGTCTTCGCGTCGGTGTCGATGCCGCGCACGGTGTCCTCTCGAACCTCGGCGCGCTCCGTGAGGTCGGTGAGGGGGATGGTGATGGCGTCCGTGAGGCCGGGTTTCCGGATGACGCGGTGGAGTTCGTGCTGGACGAGGTGGTCGCCCGTGTCGTCCACCAGGAGTAGTTCCGCGTCCCTGGGGAGGCGGTCTTCCAGTTTCCGCGTGAGCAACAGTCCCGCGTATCCTCCGCCGAGCACGACGACTCGCATACGCATAGATGCCGCGCCGCCACCGAAAAGCCACCGGCCCTAGAACAGCGCCTCGCTCTCGTCCAGCACGCGCGCCGGCCCGCCGACCTCCCAGACGCGCGTGTCGACGCCCGTCGCCGCGATGGCGTCCTCGACGTCCTCGGCGTGTTCCGCGGTGGTGTTCACGTAGACGGTCGCGCCCGTGTCCGTCGAGAACCACGCCGGCGTCCCGTCCGCTCGCAACTCCCGCACGGTCTCGAACACCTCCAGGGTGTCGGGCTTCCAGTACACCCAGCCGGCGGGACCGGTCATCGTGGTCGCGGCGAGCGAGAGCGAGTCGTGCTCCGCGGTCTCGAACACGCGCTCCGTGTCGCCGGCGCGGACGGCGTTCCGCATCTCCGCGAGCTGGTCTTCGACGTGGACGCGGCGCGCGTCGAACATGTGGCTGTCCTCGGCCTCGTCGTGCGCGGCCTGCGTCTCCTTGTACGCCGGAACCTCCGCGATGACGATGCGGATGTCCTCCTCAAGGCTGTCGGCGGCGTCGAGGCGGTGGCTCCGGCACTCGGCGTCGCTCATCCCGCCGCCGAGGTCGGAGTACCCGCCGGTGACGGCGCGCGCGGCCGACGCGGAACCGCGGCGGGCGATGGTGGACATCTCGGGGTGGCTGAGGTCGAGGCCCGCGGCCTCGCAGGCGGCGACGGCGGCCGCCGCGAACCCGGAAGCGGAGGAGCCGAGGCCGATGTTCGTCGGGAAGTCGTTCTCGCTCACGAGTCGCGCGCGGGTGTCGATGCCGGCGCGCTCGCGCACCTCGTCCAGCACGCTCTCGATGCGGTCGGCCCCGCTCCCGGTCACGCGGTCGCCGCCGATGACGTACTCGTCCGCGTCCAGGTCGTCGTCGAACGCGACGGTCGTGGTGGTGTTGGCGGGCGCGGTGCAGACGCTGATGCTGTCGTGGTAGGGGTAGCGCGCGTCGTGGTCGCGCATCCCGTGGTACTTCACGAGCCCCTGAATCGGGTGGGCTTTCGCGGTGGCCTTCATACGTCGTAGGCGTCGCGTCGCCGGCATAAACGCCCCGGAAGCCCCCGGGCGGCGCAAAAACCTTTGTCGTGGCATCTCGTGGCACGCGTATGGAGAGCGTGAATCCAGCGACGGGAGAGCGAGTCGAGACGTACGACGAACACGACGACGGGGACGTGGAGGACGCGCTCGCCGCCGCTGACGACGCGTTCCAGGACTGGCGGGAGGTGCCGATTCGGGAGCGCGAGAAACTGCTCGCGAACGCCGCGGACGTGCTCCGGGAGAACAAAGAGCGGTACGCGAAACTCATCACGCGCGAGATGGGGAAACCCATCGAGCAGGCGCGCGCGGAGGTCGAGAAGTGCGCGTGGGGCTGTGAGTACTACAGCGAGCACGCGAGCCAGCACCTCGGGGACGAACCGCGCGCGAGCCCCGCGGGCACGGAGGTGTTCACGTCGTACGAGCCGCTAGGGACGGTGCTCGCGGTGATGCCGTGGAACTACCCGTTCTGGCAGGTGTTCCGGTTCGCCGCGCCCTACCTCACCGCGGGCAACACGGGGGTTCTGAAGCACGCGTCGAACGTCCCCGGGTGCGCGAAGGCCATCGAGGAGGTGTTCGTCGAGGCCGGGTATCCCGAGGACGTCTTCCAGACGCTCCTCGTCGGGTCGGGGAAGGTGGACGACATCCTCGCGGACGACCGCGTGAAGGCCGCGACGCTCACCGGGAGCGGGCCCGCCGGGCGCGCGGTCGCGGAGACCGCTGGACGCCACCTGAAGAAGACCGTGCTGGAACTCGGCGGGAGCGACCCCGTCGTCGTGCTGGACGACGCGGACATCGACGAGCACATCGAGACGATGGCGCAGGCGCGCTACCAGAACACCGGCCAGTCCTGCATCGCGGGCAAGCGCTTCATCGTTCACTCGGACGTGTACGACGAGTTCCTCGACGCCTTCCTCGACGAAGTCGATGGGTACTCGGTCGGCGACCCCGAGAACCCCGAGACGGACGTGGGGTCGATGGCGAGCGAGGGCCTCATGGAGGAACTCCACGAGCAAGTCCGAGAGAGCGTCGAGGCGGGCGCGACCGTCGAACGCGGCGGCGAACCCCTGGATAGAGCGGGCGCGTTCTACCCGCCGACGGTGCTCACGGACGTGCCGAAGGGCAGTCCGGCGGACGAACAGGAGTTGTTCGGACCGGTCGCGTCCGTCTTCGAGGTCGATAGCGAGGCGGAGGCGGTGGAGAAGGCGAACGACACGGACTTCGGTCTCGGCGCGAGCGTCTGGACGGAAGACCGCGACCGCGGCGAGCGCGTCGCCCGCCAAATCGAGGCCGGCT from Salarchaeum japonicum carries:
- a CDS encoding NAD-dependent succinate-semialdehyde dehydrogenase, giving the protein MASRGTRMESVNPATGERVETYDEHDDGDVEDALAAADDAFQDWREVPIREREKLLANAADVLRENKERYAKLITREMGKPIEQARAEVEKCAWGCEYYSEHASQHLGDEPRASPAGTEVFTSYEPLGTVLAVMPWNYPFWQVFRFAAPYLTAGNTGVLKHASNVPGCAKAIEEVFVEAGYPEDVFQTLLVGSGKVDDILADDRVKAATLTGSGPAGRAVAETAGRHLKKTVLELGGSDPVVVLDDADIDEHIETMAQARYQNTGQSCIAGKRFIVHSDVYDEFLDAFLDEVDGYSVGDPENPETDVGSMASEGLMEELHEQVRESVEAGATVERGGEPLDRAGAFYPPTVLTDVPKGSPADEQELFGPVASVFEVDSEAEAVEKANDTDFGLGASVWTEDRDRGERVARQIEAGCTYVNQLTKSDPRVPFGGIGISGYGRELASDGIREFVNRKTVWIE
- the mvaD gene encoding phosphomevalonate decarboxylase MvaD → MKATAKAHPIQGLVKYHGMRDHDARYPYHDSISVCTAPANTTTTVAFDDDLDADEYVIGGDRVTGSGADRIESVLDEVRERAGIDTRARLVSENDFPTNIGLGSSASGFAAAAVAACEAAGLDLSHPEMSTIARRGSASAARAVTGGYSDLGGGMSDAECRSHRLDAADSLEEDIRIVIAEVPAYKETQAAHDEAEDSHMFDARRVHVEDQLAEMRNAVRAGDTERVFETAEHDSLSLAATTMTGPAGWVYWKPDTLEVFETVRELRADGTPAWFSTDTGATVYVNTTAEHAEDVEDAIAATGVDTRVWEVGGPARVLDESEALF
- a CDS encoding NAD(P)/FAD-dependent oxidoreductase; translated protein: MRVVVLGGGYAGLLLTRKLEDRLPRDAELLLVDDTGDHLVQHELHRVIRKPGLTDAITIPLTDLTERAEVREDTVRGIDTDAKTVSLDDGGDLEYDAVAVCLGAQTAFYDLPGVEEHATPMKRLEHAARARRDFEGVLDTGGGTVVVGGAGLSGVQVAGEFAALAREEGVEDDVDVVLVDRSADVTTGFPENFRRAVRRELDRLDVTVHTNAAVTGTTDAEVEFAERDPIAYDQFVWTGGIRGPDALDGERRGVRGTLEFAENAFAVGDAARVVDADGAVVPASAQAAVRATDVAARNLLASLEETDGFDPRLEQWRFESPGWLVSVGDGAVAQLGPEVLTGKAAEVVKSSVGVAYLAEHGSLRNAIEVVREDVEGAPALPDLDALD